A section of the Spirosoma pollinicola genome encodes:
- a CDS encoding LexA family transcriptional regulator, whose amino-acid sequence MVENCLKINSSPVTVQERLKQVFDALGITIYQIAKELGENPSKFYNILNGRAKPSYDTIMSLLACYPQISADYLIRGITPILNSPQANARMMTSDEDTIEVPFVPVKFYATFVESFSDGISATDVESFRVRKPIMKGHKNAVVLEISGSSMSPQLAHGAKVLAIPVSENNWEYQSGGVYAVMYRDYFVVKRIRDNELLTRKYLTLHSDNPNGGNVTVPLQDIRGLWKIVAIVEAPVE is encoded by the coding sequence ATGGTTGAAAATTGTCTAAAAATAAATTCATCCCCCGTGACTGTCCAAGAACGACTGAAGCAGGTTTTCGATGCCTTAGGCATTACTATTTATCAGATTGCCAAGGAGCTAGGCGAAAACCCATCTAAATTTTACAACATCCTGAACGGCCGGGCCAAGCCTTCATACGATACCATCATGAGTTTATTGGCCTGCTACCCTCAAATCAGTGCTGACTACCTGATTCGGGGTATTACGCCGATATTGAACTCGCCCCAGGCCAACGCCCGCATGATGACCTCCGACGAGGATACCATTGAGGTGCCTTTTGTGCCGGTAAAATTCTATGCTACGTTCGTTGAAAGTTTCAGTGATGGTATTAGTGCTACTGATGTGGAGTCTTTCCGCGTGCGGAAGCCCATTATGAAGGGGCACAAAAACGCCGTTGTCCTGGAAATTTCGGGGAGTAGCATGAGCCCGCAACTGGCTCATGGTGCCAAAGTGCTGGCCATACCCGTTAGCGAAAACAACTGGGAATACCAGTCGGGCGGGGTCTATGCCGTTATGTATCGGGATTATTTCGTTGTGAAGCGCATTCGGGACAACGAGCTCTTAACCCGTAAATACCTGACACTTCACTCTGATAATCCCAATGGCGGCAACGTAACCGTTCCTTTGCAGGATATACGGGGGCTTTGGAAAATTGTAGCTATTGTTGAAGCTCCGGTAGAGTAA
- a CDS encoding DNA polymerase Y family protein, producing MNHNRLSTDTRSTILFVDMNSFFASCEQQDNYWLRGRPVGVCVYTGRKGCVIAPSVEAKLRGIKTGMRLDEAMVLCPELVPIETHPARYREYHVKIIEVLRTFSDDVVPKGIDEAVVDLTNYQLVYKDMQQTATAIKQAIRQKVGDWLRCSIGIAPNVFLAKLASNIKKPDGLAIITPDTIDSVLQTMTLTDLPGIGHRMAARLQAGGIHTPLQLRYASPDHLKAVCKSIIGWHWHLRLNFGGEVDLETNASNKSMSAMRTISSDQRSTPERLEELLQSLCLTLERRMVQQGVFCQDMSFSCRYQNGKTYNYEASFSEPKQDGPELYRIIKERLDKFQVAHKCEPVLNEQLRSMCVAVFRFIPTEVVPLSLFGSDDRKGKFRQTLYDLKAKFGADKLIRATELRDNPAYRDVIGFGNIKDL from the coding sequence ATGAACCACAATCGACTTTCTACTGATACACGCTCAACGATTCTGTTTGTCGATATGAACAGCTTCTTTGCGTCCTGCGAACAGCAGGATAACTATTGGCTGCGGGGGCGGCCTGTGGGGGTTTGTGTTTATACGGGTCGAAAGGGGTGCGTTATAGCCCCTTCGGTAGAAGCCAAGTTGCGGGGTATAAAAACGGGTATGCGTCTGGATGAAGCGATGGTCCTCTGCCCGGAGCTGGTACCTATTGAAACTCATCCCGCTCGGTATAGAGAGTATCACGTCAAAATAATTGAGGTATTACGGACATTTTCGGACGATGTTGTGCCCAAGGGTATTGACGAAGCCGTTGTGGATTTGACTAATTATCAGTTGGTCTACAAAGACATGCAGCAAACGGCGACAGCCATTAAGCAGGCTATTCGCCAGAAAGTGGGCGATTGGCTGCGTTGCTCGATTGGGATTGCGCCAAATGTGTTTCTGGCTAAACTGGCATCGAACATAAAAAAACCGGACGGTCTGGCCATTATTACACCCGATACAATAGATAGTGTGTTACAAACCATGACGCTTACCGACTTGCCCGGTATTGGACATCGCATGGCGGCCCGACTACAGGCGGGTGGCATACATACACCGCTCCAGTTGCGGTATGCTTCCCCCGACCATCTGAAGGCAGTTTGCAAAAGTATTATTGGCTGGCACTGGCACCTGCGTCTGAACTTTGGGGGTGAAGTCGACCTGGAAACGAATGCCAGCAACAAAAGCATGTCGGCGATGCGCACGATCTCCTCAGACCAGCGCAGTACTCCCGAACGGCTGGAGGAGTTGTTGCAATCACTTTGCCTGACCCTCGAACGGCGAATGGTGCAGCAGGGCGTATTTTGTCAGGATATGTCGTTTTCCTGCCGATACCAAAATGGCAAGACCTACAACTATGAAGCCAGTTTTTCGGAGCCAAAGCAGGATGGTCCTGAACTGTATCGAATTATAAAAGAGCGTTTGGATAAATTTCAGGTAGCACACAAATGCGAGCCTGTCCTGAATGAACAGTTACGAAGCATGTGTGTCGCCGTTTTTCGGTTCATTCCAACGGAAGTTGTCCCGTTAAGCCTGTTTGGGAGCGATGATCGGAAGGGAAAGTTCCGGCAAACGCTGTATGATCTGAAAGCAAAATTTGGCGCAGACAAGCTCATTCGCGCCACCGAATTGCGCGATAATCCAGCGTATCGGGATGTTATCGGCTTCGGCAATATTAAAGATTTGTGA
- a CDS encoding pirin family protein produces the protein MTTQRTISDIRTATPNSVGDGFIGLNAFHPQGARPFNPFLLLDHHGPMQVQPTNKPKGVDQHPHRGFETVTIVYEGALEHRDSAGNHGKLFSGDVQWMTAASGIIHEEKHEQEFSRQGGQLDFVQLWVNLRAKDKMSPPRYQDIASAKIPTGTLPGGGQLRVIAGDLAGLHGPANTFSPITVADLTLTGGQSETITVPADHSLMVYVLSGQATINGEPIERGQLALTNVDGDTVTLSTASGAKFLILSGEPIREPLAVYGPFVMNTREEIMEAFSDFQAGRMGSLS, from the coding sequence ATGACAACGCAACGTACTATTTCCGATATACGCACCGCTACACCCAATAGCGTAGGCGATGGCTTTATTGGGTTGAACGCTTTCCATCCGCAGGGTGCCCGGCCATTCAATCCGTTCTTATTACTGGACCATCATGGCCCTATGCAGGTGCAGCCAACCAACAAGCCGAAAGGAGTCGATCAGCATCCGCATAGAGGCTTCGAGACCGTAACAATTGTTTACGAAGGTGCCCTGGAGCACCGCGATTCGGCCGGGAACCATGGTAAACTTTTTTCCGGCGATGTGCAGTGGATGACGGCCGCATCGGGTATTATTCACGAAGAAAAACACGAACAGGAATTTTCCCGGCAAGGTGGTCAACTCGACTTTGTCCAGTTGTGGGTTAACCTGCGGGCAAAAGACAAAATGAGCCCACCACGCTATCAGGATATTGCGTCTGCCAAAATCCCCACGGGTACACTACCCGGTGGCGGTCAATTGCGCGTTATAGCGGGTGACCTGGCTGGACTACATGGCCCGGCAAACACCTTCAGCCCGATAACCGTCGCCGATTTGACATTGACGGGCGGCCAGTCAGAAACGATTACTGTTCCTGCCGATCATTCCCTGATGGTATACGTCCTAAGTGGTCAGGCAACGATTAATGGAGAACCCATTGAGCGTGGTCAGCTTGCCCTCACGAATGTTGATGGCGATACTGTTACCCTTTCGACTGCATCGGGAGCGAAGTTTCTTATCTTATCCGGCGAGCCTATTCGGGAGCCATTAGCCGTATATGGCCCTTTTGTGATGAACACAAGGGAGGAAATCATGGAAGCCTTCAGCGATTTTCAGGCCGGCCGAATGGGTTCGCTGAGTTAA
- a CDS encoding Fpg/Nei family DNA glycosylase, with translation MPELPEVEIRRQYLETSSLNQPISHIEVEDKKLLTTDYATLQNLLIGKQFTGTQRVGKNLFVLTDAPDVIVHMHFGMTGDLEYYHASLDRPRFARIVFEFTNGFNLGFLCPRKFERVGLIDNIDAFLQRKKIGDDGLAISLATLTERVRRKKAFIKPVLLDQSVVAGLGNWIVDEVLFQAFIHPEQRADTLTDNQLSELHSAIRLVLETAIRYEATYRDFPNSFLIHVREWDDSPYDDVEAHKFCPRCHTRIERSVVGGRTTFLCPKEQNTH, from the coding sequence ATGCCAGAGCTGCCAGAAGTTGAAATAAGACGCCAATATCTAGAAACATCCTCACTCAATCAGCCAATAAGCCATATTGAGGTTGAAGATAAAAAGCTTCTCACCACCGATTATGCAACTTTACAAAACTTATTGATCGGGAAGCAGTTTACGGGCACACAGCGGGTAGGCAAAAACTTATTTGTGCTGACCGATGCGCCCGATGTAATCGTTCATATGCATTTTGGCATGACCGGCGACCTGGAATATTACCACGCATCGCTTGACCGGCCCCGCTTTGCCCGAATTGTTTTTGAGTTTACCAATGGCTTCAACTTGGGCTTTCTATGCCCCCGTAAGTTTGAACGGGTTGGTTTAATTGATAATATAGATGCGTTTTTACAGCGGAAAAAGATTGGTGACGATGGGCTTGCTATTTCACTCGCCACCCTGACAGAGCGGGTACGACGGAAAAAGGCGTTCATTAAACCCGTTTTGCTTGATCAGAGTGTTGTAGCCGGATTGGGAAACTGGATTGTCGACGAAGTGCTGTTCCAAGCATTTATCCACCCCGAACAACGTGCCGATACGCTCACCGACAATCAACTGAGCGAACTCCACAGTGCTATCCGGCTCGTACTGGAAACGGCCATTCGCTATGAAGCTACTTATCGCGATTTCCCGAATAGCTTTCTGATTCATGTTCGTGAGTGGGACGATTCTCCTTACGACGATGTGGAAGCCCATAAGTTTTGCCCTCGCTGCCACACCCGCATCGAACGCTCCGTTGTGGGTGGTCGCACAACGTTCTTATGCCCGAAAGAGCAAAATACCCACTAG
- a CDS encoding transglutaminase family protein, giving the protein MQLNAGCELSFFAETPTPLILMLRPRSGAGQWIIREEYQITPPVNVTEFTDMYGNLCQRVVALEGPFSIHFSATVQTADLIDTAPGAPYTPVEELPDDVLHYTLPSRYCQSDQLGQLAAQITENTEPGYDQAEAIRKWIQENVTYQYGTSDASTSAVDTAASRIGVCRDFTHLGISLCRALNIPARMVVGYLYKLDPMDLHAWFEAYVDGRWFTFDATQAKPLGNRITVAYGRDAADVAFTTQFGSMTLNEMKVWVDDAQNSQNESEKKADEAPTLTNSAGSTNQTTN; this is encoded by the coding sequence ATGCAACTCAATGCTGGCTGTGAACTTTCTTTTTTCGCCGAAACGCCAACTCCGCTCATTTTAATGCTACGTCCCCGGTCGGGTGCCGGGCAGTGGATCATTCGGGAAGAATACCAAATTACACCCCCTGTTAACGTTACCGAGTTTACCGACATGTACGGTAATCTTTGTCAACGGGTTGTGGCCCTGGAAGGTCCTTTTTCCATTCATTTCTCGGCTACGGTTCAAACGGCTGACCTAATCGATACCGCTCCCGGTGCGCCTTATACGCCTGTTGAAGAATTACCCGACGACGTACTACACTATACGCTTCCGAGCCGATACTGCCAGTCTGATCAGCTGGGCCAATTAGCGGCTCAAATTACGGAGAATACAGAACCAGGTTACGACCAGGCAGAAGCTATCCGCAAATGGATTCAGGAGAATGTAACTTATCAGTATGGTACCAGCGATGCCAGTACATCGGCCGTTGATACAGCCGCCAGCCGAATTGGCGTTTGCCGGGATTTTACACACCTGGGAATATCTCTTTGTCGGGCACTAAATATCCCGGCCCGGATGGTAGTCGGTTACTTATATAAGCTTGACCCAATGGATCTTCATGCCTGGTTTGAAGCCTATGTAGATGGCCGCTGGTTTACGTTTGATGCCACGCAGGCAAAGCCGCTTGGCAACCGCATCACGGTCGCTTATGGACGCGATGCCGCCGATGTTGCTTTCACAACCCAATTTGGCTCGATGACGCTCAACGAGATGAAAGTTTGGGTTGACGATGCTCAGAACAGCCAAAATGAAAGTGAAAAAAAAGCTGATGAGGCTCCAACCCTTACAAACTCAGCCGGGTCTACGAATCAAACAACAAATTAA
- a CDS encoding OmpA family protein: MNVFGTFAACFLSLASLFASGQPKSDSTNVENLGNQVNSEYNEINPMIAPDGKTLYFARISHPNNTHGTKGSQDIWYSELDAASGKWGPARRMGFPLNKDEYNCAYSITPDGNSMLIKGQYNNGTYETRGFSLSKKTASGWSPPQKMDIPNYVGMSKGQFDCGFMSADGKVLLMAFSEKKNSKEDDIYVSFRLKDGAWSKPMNLGPEVNSKFTETTPFLAPDGATLYFSSDREGGQGSNDIYVCKRVDKTWKHWSKPVNLGPKVNTDGYDAYYTLGASGDYAYLTTFKNTLGKGDIVRVKLADDQPTNQPGKLGGGNDVATNPDITRPDPVALISGKVINQTTGKPVEARIIYQTLPDGAEAGEATSDPITGEYKIVLPYGQKYTMRAVAKDFIAEGDNIDLTQPKGFQQITGKQLKMTPIEVGGIVRLNNIFFDTGKSELRPESGPELDRLVTTLNEAPKMVIEVRGHTDNTGSNEINAKLSQDRADSVREYFISKGIEPDRVASKGFGESKPVATNDTDEGRQQNRRVEFVIVKK, translated from the coding sequence ATGAACGTTTTTGGCACTTTTGCCGCCTGTTTTCTGTCGCTTGCCTCCTTGTTTGCGAGTGGCCAGCCGAAGTCAGATTCAACCAATGTTGAAAATCTGGGTAATCAGGTCAATTCAGAATACAATGAGATAAATCCGATGATTGCACCGGATGGAAAGACCTTGTATTTCGCCCGAATCAGCCACCCCAACAACACGCACGGCACCAAGGGGAGTCAGGATATATGGTACTCCGAACTCGATGCCGCCAGTGGCAAATGGGGGCCCGCCCGGCGTATGGGCTTTCCACTCAATAAAGACGAGTATAACTGCGCCTACAGCATCACGCCCGATGGCAATTCTATGCTCATCAAAGGCCAGTATAACAACGGCACCTACGAAACACGGGGCTTTTCGCTGAGCAAGAAAACAGCAAGTGGTTGGTCGCCCCCGCAGAAAATGGACATTCCTAATTACGTCGGGATGAGCAAAGGTCAGTTTGACTGCGGCTTTATGTCGGCCGACGGGAAAGTGTTGTTAATGGCTTTCAGTGAGAAGAAGAACAGCAAAGAGGATGACATCTATGTCAGTTTTCGATTGAAAGATGGGGCTTGGAGCAAACCAATGAACCTTGGTCCAGAAGTAAATTCGAAATTCACTGAAACAACCCCCTTTTTGGCTCCTGACGGCGCTACACTCTACTTTTCAAGTGATCGGGAAGGTGGACAAGGCAGTAATGATATTTACGTTTGTAAACGTGTCGATAAGACCTGGAAACACTGGTCGAAACCGGTTAACCTCGGCCCAAAAGTAAATACCGATGGGTACGACGCCTATTATACGCTGGGCGCATCGGGCGATTACGCTTATCTGACAACGTTTAAAAATACACTCGGCAAAGGTGATATTGTCCGCGTTAAACTCGCCGACGACCAACCTACCAACCAGCCCGGAAAATTGGGTGGTGGCAATGATGTCGCGACAAATCCCGATATCACCCGTCCCGACCCAGTAGCGCTAATTAGCGGTAAGGTCATTAATCAAACAACCGGTAAGCCCGTAGAAGCCCGAATCATTTATCAAACCCTGCCCGATGGTGCCGAAGCAGGCGAAGCAACCTCTGACCCCATCACGGGCGAATACAAAATTGTGTTGCCTTATGGCCAGAAATACACAATGCGGGCGGTTGCCAAAGATTTCATTGCCGAAGGCGATAATATTGATTTGACTCAACCAAAAGGATTTCAGCAGATTACGGGGAAACAGTTAAAAATGACACCTATTGAAGTTGGTGGTATTGTACGCCTGAACAACATCTTCTTCGATACCGGAAAATCTGAACTTCGACCAGAGTCAGGTCCCGAACTCGACCGATTGGTTACGACTCTGAATGAAGCACCCAAGATGGTTATTGAAGTTCGCGGGCATACAGACAATACCGGTTCGAACGAGATAAATGCCAAACTTTCGCAGGACCGGGCAGATTCCGTTCGCGAGTATTTTATCAGCAAAGGTATTGAGCCTGACCGCGTTGCCAGTAAAGGTTTTGGTGAATCGAAACCTGTTGCCACAAACGATACCGACGAAGGGCGCCAGCAAAACCGGCGGGTAGAATTCGTAATTGTGAAAAAATAA
- a CDS encoding ATP-dependent helicase, whose amino-acid sequence MVDYISGLNDPQREAVMHGNGPLMIIAGAGSGKTRVLTYRIAHLIETGVDPFRILSLTFTNKAAGEMRSRIEKVVGTEARNIWMGTFHSVFAKILRIEAKAIGYTSNFSIYDTDDSKSLLRSIIKEMGLDDKVYRVNSVFGRISGAKNRLIGPEDYINNAVIQADDEAARMPHIGRIYRQYALRCFAANAMDFDDLLFNTNVLFRDHLDILNKYQHKFQHVMVDEFQDTNVSQYLITRKLAAVHQNICIVGDDAQSIYAFRGANIENILNFQRDYGKENVKIVKLEQNYRSTKTIVQAANSIISRNKNQLEKHVFTDNEDGTLIDVIKASSDNEEGRLIASAIFEAKMNGSLVNNDFAILYRTNAQSRAFEEALRKVSIKYRIIGGLSFYQRKEIKDLIGYLRFTVNQQDEEAFKRIINLPKRGIGDTTIAKLSVIAAEKQDSVWEIVSEITKHVAGRSAIAIEGFADLIKSFKLLLDQKDAFEVASHIAKASGLLKELYDDKTVEGLARYENVQELLNAIKEFVDNPDNEEKSLSTFLQSVSLLTTADEKEDDGDNDRVTLMTIHAAKGLEFKNVHIVGLEEDLFPSQMMLESRNDLEEERRLFYVAVTRAEKRLTMSYAETRYHYGRLKMCEPSRFLMEMDQQYLKMSKQRSAPSRLDFDRPERDRSETTSSGSMSFVRSLAQKTARSQAPQPIVSHTPSADFAPTSTAELTAGQRVEHSKFGFGMVKAVEVNGTERKATIAFEKAGEKVLLLSFAKLRVVV is encoded by the coding sequence ATGGTTGATTATATTTCTGGATTAAATGACCCCCAGCGGGAGGCCGTCATGCACGGAAACGGCCCGTTGATGATTATAGCCGGGGCTGGTTCGGGCAAGACCCGTGTCCTTACTTATCGTATTGCCCATTTGATTGAAACCGGTGTTGACCCGTTCCGCATTCTGTCGCTGACGTTTACCAACAAAGCGGCTGGTGAGATGCGGAGTCGTATCGAAAAAGTTGTTGGGACCGAAGCCCGCAACATCTGGATGGGTACCTTTCACTCGGTGTTTGCCAAAATTCTGCGTATCGAAGCCAAAGCTATCGGCTACACCAGCAATTTCTCGATTTATGACACCGACGACTCCAAGTCGCTGCTGCGTAGTATTATTAAAGAGATGGGCCTCGATGATAAGGTGTATCGGGTCAATAGCGTTTTCGGGCGTATTTCCGGCGCCAAGAACCGGCTTATCGGACCAGAAGACTATATCAATAACGCCGTCATTCAGGCCGACGATGAAGCGGCCCGTATGCCCCATATCGGACGGATATACAGGCAATATGCGCTGCGTTGCTTTGCGGCCAACGCGATGGATTTCGATGATTTGCTGTTCAACACCAACGTGTTGTTTCGCGATCATTTAGATATACTGAACAAATACCAGCACAAGTTTCAGCACGTGATGGTCGATGAGTTTCAGGATACAAACGTTTCCCAATACCTCATCACGCGCAAACTGGCGGCTGTTCATCAGAACATCTGTATCGTGGGCGACGATGCGCAGAGTATCTACGCATTCCGGGGGGCCAACATCGAGAACATCCTCAACTTCCAGCGCGACTATGGTAAAGAGAACGTCAAGATCGTAAAGCTGGAGCAGAATTATCGCTCCACAAAAACGATTGTTCAGGCGGCCAACTCCATTATCTCGCGCAACAAGAACCAGTTGGAGAAACACGTTTTCACTGACAATGAAGACGGAACACTCATTGACGTAATCAAAGCATCTTCCGATAATGAGGAGGGACGGTTGATTGCGTCAGCTATTTTTGAAGCGAAGATGAACGGCTCGCTGGTTAACAACGACTTCGCGATCCTGTACCGGACCAATGCCCAATCGCGGGCGTTTGAAGAAGCCCTGCGAAAAGTGAGCATCAAGTACCGCATTATTGGCGGCCTGTCATTCTATCAGCGCAAGGAAATCAAGGACTTGATTGGTTATCTGCGCTTCACGGTCAATCAGCAGGATGAAGAAGCGTTCAAGCGGATCATCAATCTTCCCAAACGCGGCATTGGCGACACAACCATCGCTAAACTGAGCGTCATTGCGGCCGAAAAGCAGGATTCCGTCTGGGAAATTGTATCCGAAATTACGAAGCACGTGGCGGGTCGGTCGGCGATTGCGATTGAAGGATTTGCCGATTTGATCAAAAGCTTCAAGCTTCTGCTCGATCAGAAAGATGCGTTTGAAGTAGCCTCGCACATTGCCAAAGCATCGGGCTTACTTAAAGAATTGTATGATGATAAAACCGTTGAGGGGCTGGCTCGTTACGAAAACGTTCAGGAATTGCTGAACGCCATTAAGGAGTTCGTCGATAACCCCGACAACGAAGAGAAAAGCCTGAGCACGTTTCTTCAATCTGTTTCGCTACTCACCACCGCCGACGAAAAAGAGGACGATGGCGACAACGACAGAGTAACGCTGATGACCATTCACGCAGCGAAGGGACTGGAGTTCAAGAACGTACACATCGTTGGTTTGGAGGAAGATTTGTTTCCGAGTCAGATGATGCTCGAAAGCCGGAATGATCTGGAAGAGGAACGGCGTCTGTTCTACGTAGCCGTTACCCGCGCCGAAAAACGCCTGACGATGTCGTATGCCGAGACACGCTATCATTATGGTCGGCTTAAAATGTGCGAACCAAGCCGGTTCCTGATGGAGATGGATCAGCAGTACCTGAAGATGTCTAAACAGCGGTCGGCTCCCAGCCGACTGGATTTCGACCGTCCGGAGCGGGATCGCAGTGAAACAACCTCGTCGGGATCTATGAGTTTTGTGCGGTCACTGGCGCAGAAAACAGCTCGTTCGCAGGCACCGCAACCCATTGTTTCGCACACGCCCTCGGCCGATTTCGCGCCCACCAGCACGGCAGAACTTACGGCGGGTCAGCGGGTTGAGCATTCTAAATTCGGGTTTGGCATGGTTAAAGCTGTAGAGGTTAATGGTACAGAGCGTAAGGCCACGATTGCCTTCGAGAAAGCGGGAGAGAAAGTCTTATTGCTAAGCTTTGCGAAACTGCGCGTAGTGGTGTAG
- a CDS encoding RNA polymerase sigma factor: MEPNRTVGPSYPDRHAELVKRCQQGERRAQYELYQQYVKAMYNVCLRILNHEAEAEDVLQEAFMDAFSHINSFRGQSTFGAWLKQIVVHRAINHLRSRRLELVDIESHRLGEDDGLDYADTEPYDEDNTLLEVERVRKAMQQLPEGYRVVLSLYLFEGYDHEEIGNVLKISETTSRTQYLRGKKRLLELL; the protein is encoded by the coding sequence TTGGAACCGAACCGAACCGTCGGGCCGTCATATCCGGACCGTCATGCTGAACTGGTCAAACGCTGCCAACAGGGTGAGCGACGAGCGCAGTATGAGCTATATCAGCAGTATGTGAAGGCGATGTATAACGTCTGTCTTCGGATTTTGAACCACGAGGCCGAAGCCGAAGATGTGTTGCAGGAAGCATTCATGGATGCATTCAGTCATATCAATTCGTTTCGGGGTCAAAGCACATTTGGGGCGTGGTTAAAACAGATTGTGGTGCATCGGGCCATCAACCATCTGCGTAGTAGGCGGTTAGAGTTAGTCGATATTGAATCGCACCGGCTGGGCGAAGATGATGGGCTGGATTACGCCGATACAGAGCCGTACGACGAAGACAATACATTGCTGGAAGTGGAACGGGTTCGAAAGGCGATGCAGCAACTGCCCGAAGGATACCGTGTGGTCCTATCGCTGTATTTATTTGAGGGTTACGATCACGAAGAAATAGGTAACGTTCTCAAAATTAGCGAAACTACATCCCGAACGCAGTATTTACGGGGTAAAAAACGATTGCTGGAATTATTGTAA
- a CDS encoding RasGAP domain-containing protein, which yields MKKDNLERFVRDNREAFDDKEPPNNLWQKIELGLDKEQPEKEFPFRQIHKDPSLNGGARLGSRQIGWPLLDWRVAASIAVLLLAGAFLYMNQKYGVTHQPDVVAASPMYAKEVVQYTRLIDDKRAELKQMTEDNPALYQEFATDLDRLEKSYTSLKADLPQNPNQEMLIQAMIQNLQLQINLLNEQLRVIQRIKQQTHENPV from the coding sequence ATGAAAAAAGATAATCTTGAACGCTTCGTTCGCGACAACCGCGAAGCCTTTGATGACAAGGAGCCACCCAACAATTTGTGGCAAAAAATAGAACTGGGGCTTGATAAGGAGCAACCTGAAAAGGAATTCCCGTTCCGCCAGATCCATAAAGATCCATCGCTGAATGGTGGGGCTCGTTTAGGCAGCAGGCAGATAGGCTGGCCTTTGCTCGATTGGCGAGTGGCGGCTTCCATTGCGGTACTGTTGCTGGCTGGTGCTTTTCTGTATATGAACCAGAAATATGGTGTTACGCATCAGCCCGATGTGGTGGCTGCCAGCCCCATGTATGCAAAGGAAGTGGTTCAATACACCCGCTTGATTGACGACAAAAGGGCCGAACTGAAACAGATGACGGAAGATAATCCGGCGCTGTATCAGGAGTTTGCCACCGACCTTGACCGGCTCGAAAAGTCATACACATCCTTAAAAGCTGATTTGCCCCAAAACCCGAATCAGGAAATGCTTATTCAGGCCATGATCCAGAATTTGCAACTCCAGATTAACCTGCTTAATGAACAGTTGCGCGTTATTCAGCGCATTAAACAACAAACCCATGAAAATCCTGTGTAG
- a CDS encoding cupin domain-containing protein yields MTAAQYVQTFNMQPHPEGGYFAETYRSAEQIPQSALPERFSGARPYSTAIYFLLESHHISALHRIASDEVWHFYAGGPLEIFVISPAGELTVIRLGNDPVKGEVFQAVVPAGCWFGSKPAEGVDFSLVGCTVAPGFDFADFEMASRTSLLAEFPQHKAVIGNLNRDFNKI; encoded by the coding sequence ATGACAGCCGCCCAATACGTCCAGACGTTCAATATGCAGCCTCACCCCGAGGGCGGCTATTTTGCCGAAACGTACCGATCTGCCGAACAGATTCCGCAATCGGCTTTGCCGGAGCGGTTTAGTGGAGCGCGTCCGTACAGTACCGCTATTTATTTTCTGCTGGAAAGCCATCACATTTCGGCGCTCCACCGGATTGCCTCCGACGAAGTTTGGCATTTTTATGCGGGCGGACCGCTGGAGATTTTCGTCATTTCTCCGGCTGGCGAACTGACAGTTATTCGGTTAGGAAATGATCCCGTGAAAGGCGAAGTCTTTCAGGCCGTTGTGCCAGCGGGTTGCTGGTTTGGGTCAAAGCCCGCGGAGGGCGTTGATTTCTCTCTGGTTGGCTGCACAGTTGCCCCTGGTTTCGACTTCGCCGACTTCGAGATGGCTAGTCGGACAAGCTTACTGGCCGAGTTTCCTCAGCATAAGGCTGTAATAGGTAATCTAAACCGGGATTTTAACAAGATTTAA